A genomic stretch from Anaerolinea thermophila UNI-1 includes:
- a CDS encoding LacI family DNA-binding transcriptional regulator, with amino-acid sequence MKRSRPNIRDVAALAGVSHQTVSRVINGDERVTEETRQKVEAAILQLGYRPSSLARSMAYGRTFTLAFVALNFTDYTFSSMLDAAESEARQHNYFTLAISAGENSNYAELVNQLFGHQRVDGMIVVGPSLVEHHAELAHEAPVVCITPRRISDLPHTVDSDNRQGGWLATRHLLELGHRNIGMITGPQNQVSVQERMEGYCKALQERGVTSPVEWIVEGDWSATSGYHAFEALYPQGVSAIFAQNDRMAIGCIRAARDHGVNIPEDLSIIGFDDIPLASYFDPPLTTIRQDTAELGRQAARLLLELLKNPQLPPRHTVIPTQLIVRKSTCAFQERR; translated from the coding sequence ATGAAACGATCCCGTCCCAACATCCGCGACGTTGCCGCGCTGGCGGGCGTATCCCACCAGACAGTTTCTCGTGTCATCAACGGTGATGAGCGCGTGACTGAAGAGACCCGCCAGAAGGTAGAAGCCGCCATTCTGCAGTTGGGCTACCGCCCCAGTTCACTGGCGCGCTCCATGGCATACGGACGCACCTTTACGCTGGCTTTTGTGGCACTGAACTTCACCGATTACACCTTTTCCAGCATGCTGGACGCTGCCGAGTCGGAAGCCCGCCAGCACAACTACTTTACCCTCGCCATTTCGGCGGGAGAAAACAGCAACTACGCCGAACTGGTCAATCAATTGTTCGGTCATCAGCGCGTGGACGGCATGATTGTCGTGGGACCTTCTCTGGTGGAGCATCACGCCGAACTGGCGCACGAAGCGCCGGTAGTATGCATCACTCCGAGGCGCATCTCCGATTTACCCCACACTGTGGACAGCGATAACCGTCAGGGCGGCTGGCTGGCAACCCGCCACCTGCTGGAACTGGGACATCGAAACATCGGCATGATTACCGGACCACAAAATCAGGTCAGCGTACAGGAACGCATGGAAGGATATTGCAAAGCCCTGCAGGAAAGGGGGGTAACCTCTCCTGTCGAGTGGATTGTTGAAGGGGATTGGAGCGCAACCTCTGGATACCATGCTTTTGAGGCGCTTTACCCGCAGGGGGTAAGCGCCATTTTTGCCCAAAATGACCGCATGGCGATTGGCTGTATCCGCGCCGCACGCGATCACGGCGTGAACATTCCCGAAGACCTTTCCATCATCGGCTTTGATGACATTCCTCTGGCATCCTACTTTGATCCACCCCTGACGACCATACGCCAGGACACCGCTGAACTGGGACGCCAGGCGGCGCGTCTTTTGCTGGAATTGCTGAAAAATCCTCAACTGCCGCCCCGTCACACCGTCATCCCCACGCAGTTGATTGTCCGAAAATCTACCTGCGCTTTTCAGGAAAGGAGGTGA
- a CDS encoding DUF4332 domain-containing protein: MHQRRGGVAWWLAFPLMGLLAGLFALLLLERRKRVHQQGPAVSPPAPSIVLPPEEDAPLPADDLTVIRGIGPKTAVVLAQAGIRTFAHLVQSSPDSLREVLSQSALRLPNASPEDWIAQAKARLERQTAP; the protein is encoded by the coding sequence ATGCATCAACGACGCGGTGGGGTGGCATGGTGGCTTGCGTTCCCGCTGATGGGGCTTCTGGCAGGGCTGTTTGCCCTTTTACTGCTTGAACGCCGCAAGCGGGTGCATCAACAGGGTCCCGCGGTTTCTCCGCCTGCCCCAAGCATTGTGCTCCCGCCGGAAGAAGATGCCCCTCTCCCCGCCGATGACCTGACGGTCATCCGGGGTATTGGACCCAAAACTGCCGTGGTGCTGGCTCAGGCGGGCATCCGCACCTTTGCGCACCTGGTGCAATCTTCGCCGGATTCTTTGCGGGAAGTGCTGAGTCAGTCGGCTCTGCGCCTTCCCAACGCCAGCCCCGAAGACTGGATCGCTCAGGCAAAGGCACGGCTGGAGAGGCAAACGGCACCTTAA
- a CDS encoding pyridoxal-phosphate dependent enzyme codes for MATIDLTVHPDRLERAVQRARERGIIIPTFAQMKDPTRIPEKIREQLKQTGLWDVTPVNLFRITWKNEPKPFGGLFGGVNYIEFPSSLTGVPARIIALVGKWFPTGAHKVGAAFGCLVPRLVTGQFDPTSQKAVWPSTGNYCRGGAYDSALLGCQSIAILPEGMSRERFEWLSRIAGEVIATPGSESNVKEIFDKCWELRRSGEDLMIFNQFEEFGNYLWHYEVTGHAMEEVLRSALGSNDAYRGVALTTGSAGTIASGDYLKQVYPTSKIIASEALQCPTLLQNGFGAHRIEGIGDKHVPWIHNIKNTDIVVAIDDNDVVKIMRLFNEPVGQEYLQRKGVPVETIEKLNLLGFSGIANVLSAIKFAKYYELTGNDVVLTVLTDSMELYGTRIEEYREQFGEFTPSDAAEAFAGALHGVRTDALIELSYAERKRIHNLKYYTWVEQQGKTYEEIQAQWYDPNYWTDIQRQVGEIDAKIEAFNRMVGLL; via the coding sequence ATGGCAACCATTGACTTGACCGTTCACCCCGACCGACTGGAGCGCGCCGTCCAGCGCGCCCGCGAACGCGGCATTATCATCCCCACCTTTGCGCAGATGAAAGACCCCACCCGCATTCCGGAGAAAATCCGCGAGCAGTTGAAGCAAACCGGCTTGTGGGATGTCACCCCCGTCAACCTCTTTCGCATCACCTGGAAGAACGAGCCCAAGCCCTTCGGCGGGTTGTTTGGCGGGGTGAATTATATTGAATTCCCCTCCAGCCTGACCGGCGTACCGGCGCGCATCATCGCTTTGGTAGGCAAATGGTTCCCCACCGGCGCGCACAAAGTGGGCGCGGCGTTTGGCTGTCTGGTGCCGCGGCTGGTCACCGGTCAGTTTGACCCCACCTCGCAGAAAGCCGTCTGGCCCTCCACCGGCAATTACTGCCGCGGCGGTGCATACGACTCGGCGCTGTTAGGCTGTCAGTCCATCGCCATCTTGCCGGAAGGCATGAGCCGCGAGCGCTTTGAGTGGCTTTCGCGCATTGCTGGGGAAGTGATTGCCACTCCCGGAAGCGAGTCCAACGTCAAGGAAATTTTTGACAAGTGCTGGGAACTGCGCCGCTCGGGCGAAGACCTGATGATCTTCAACCAGTTTGAGGAATTTGGCAATTACCTGTGGCATTACGAAGTTACCGGTCATGCCATGGAAGAAGTCCTGCGCAGTGCGCTGGGTTCCAACGATGCCTACCGCGGCGTGGCGCTGACGACCGGCTCGGCAGGCACCATCGCCAGCGGCGATTACCTCAAACAGGTGTACCCCACCAGCAAGATCATCGCCTCGGAAGCCCTGCAATGCCCCACCCTTTTGCAAAACGGTTTCGGCGCGCACCGCATCGAGGGCATTGGCGATAAACACGTGCCCTGGATTCATAACATCAAGAACACCGATATCGTGGTTGCCATTGACGATAATGACGTGGTCAAGATTATGCGCCTGTTTAACGAGCCGGTTGGACAGGAATACCTGCAACGCAAGGGCGTTCCGGTAGAGACCATCGAAAAATTGAATCTGCTGGGCTTCTCCGGCATTGCCAACGTACTTTCGGCAATCAAATTTGCCAAATACTATGAACTGACCGGTAACGATGTGGTTCTGACCGTGCTGACCGATTCGATGGAACTGTACGGCACGCGCATTGAAGAATACCGCGAGCAGTTTGGCGAGTTCACCCCGTCTGATGCCGCCGAAGCCTTTGCCGGCGCGCTACATGGCGTGCGCACCGACGCGCTCATCGAACTCTCTTACGCCGAGCGCAAGCGCATCCACAACCTCAAGTACTACACCTGGGTGGAACAGCAGGGCAAGACCTACGAGGAAATTCAAGCCCAGTGGTATGACCCCAACTACTGGACAGACATTCAGCGCCAGGTAGGCGAGATTGACGCCAAAATCGAAGCCTTCAACCGCATGGTGGGCTTGCTGTAA
- a CDS encoding glycosyltransferase family 2 protein has translation MKPVFSIIAPIFNEHDSLPELHRRVSAVMDGLGEPWELILVDDGSSDGSTDLIRQLAEQDERVRPVIFARNFGHQIAVTAGLDYARGDAVVIIDADLQDPPEVIPDLVARWREGYEVVYAVRTEREGESWFKLFTASLFYRIIFRITDVKIPMDTGDFRLLDRKVVNVLKTMRERHRFLRGMAAWVGFRQIGVPYKRAARFAGSTKYPFKKMLRLALTAITGFSYFPLQVATYLGFISAGLALIFIPIVVIERLVGNQAFFGQATTLVSVLFLGGVQLISLGILGEYIGRIYDEVKGRPLYIVREAPENDSSHPQS, from the coding sequence ATGAAACCTGTTTTTTCCATCATTGCCCCGATTTTCAACGAGCACGACTCCCTTCCTGAACTACACCGCCGGGTGAGCGCCGTCATGGACGGCCTGGGCGAACCCTGGGAACTGATTCTGGTGGACGATGGCTCTTCGGACGGCTCTACTGACCTGATTCGTCAACTGGCAGAGCAGGATGAGCGTGTCCGTCCGGTCATCTTTGCCCGCAACTTTGGGCATCAAATTGCCGTGACCGCCGGGCTGGACTACGCCCGCGGTGACGCTGTAGTCATCATTGATGCTGACCTGCAAGATCCACCGGAGGTGATTCCCGACCTGGTAGCGCGCTGGCGGGAAGGCTATGAGGTGGTGTACGCCGTGCGCACCGAGCGCGAAGGCGAATCATGGTTCAAACTCTTCACCGCCTCATTGTTTTACCGCATCATCTTCCGTATCACCGATGTCAAAATTCCCATGGATACCGGCGATTTCCGCCTGCTCGACCGCAAAGTGGTCAACGTGCTGAAGACCATGCGCGAACGCCATCGCTTCCTGCGCGGTATGGCGGCATGGGTGGGGTTCCGGCAAATCGGTGTGCCTTACAAACGCGCGGCACGCTTCGCGGGAAGTACCAAGTATCCTTTCAAGAAAATGCTCCGGCTGGCGCTGACCGCCATCACCGGCTTTTCGTACTTCCCCCTGCAGGTGGCTACCTATCTGGGGTTCATCTCCGCTGGACTGGCGTTGATTTTCATCCCCATTGTGGTCATCGAGCGCCTGGTGGGCAATCAAGCCTTCTTCGGGCAGGCCACCACGCTGGTCAGCGTGCTGTTTTTGGGCGGTGTACAGTTGATTTCCCTGGGCATTTTAGGCGAATATATCGGGCGCATTTACGATGAGGTCAAAGGCAGGCCCCTGTACATTGTGCGCGAAGCGCCCGAGAACGATTCTTCTCATCCTCAATCGTAA
- the thrC gene encoding threonine synthase, which produces MTRATFQGYRCSLCGAEFAPQDWLYTCPHDGGNLDVVLDTPAIRQQTSPRQISAQTEPSLWRYLPLLPVDDPGGQGTPLRTAGWTPLYSPPALKAQTSLHALWVKDEGKNPTASFKDRASAVVVARARQIGAEVVVTASTGNAGAALAGMAAAVGHRAVIFAPRTAPPAKIAQLLVFGAQVILVDGNYDNAFDLTVQAAQEFGWYCRNTGYNAFTAEGKKTAALEIFEQVILPNRLDRPLCVFVSVGDGNIISGIHKGFKDLYALGWLETMPRLFGVQSTGSAAVANAFFAGTEEITPVQAATLADSISVDLPRDGVRAVRAARQTGGAYVLVSDDAILQAIAALGKAGIFAEPAGATAYAGLLEALKSGQIQPDDPVVVINTGSGLKDVKSAMRAVTEAPVIEPNLNALKRLLEKNLR; this is translated from the coding sequence ATGACGCGAGCAACCTTTCAAGGCTATCGTTGCAGTCTCTGCGGGGCAGAATTTGCCCCGCAGGATTGGCTTTACACCTGCCCTCACGATGGGGGCAATCTGGATGTGGTGCTGGATACTCCCGCGATTCGGCAGCAAACTTCCCCCCGCCAGATTTCCGCGCAAACGGAACCGTCTCTCTGGCGCTATTTGCCGCTTTTGCCGGTGGATGACCCGGGCGGGCAGGGAACCCCCCTGCGCACGGCAGGCTGGACGCCGCTCTACTCCCCCCCGGCGCTGAAAGCGCAAACCAGTTTGCATGCCCTGTGGGTCAAGGATGAAGGGAAAAACCCCACGGCGTCTTTCAAAGACCGCGCCAGCGCCGTGGTGGTTGCCCGCGCGCGGCAGATTGGCGCCGAAGTGGTGGTGACGGCTTCTACCGGCAACGCAGGCGCGGCGCTGGCAGGCATGGCGGCGGCAGTGGGTCACCGCGCCGTCATCTTTGCCCCGCGTACAGCCCCGCCCGCCAAAATTGCCCAGCTGCTGGTGTTCGGCGCGCAGGTCATTCTGGTGGATGGCAATTACGACAACGCCTTTGACCTGACCGTACAAGCCGCGCAGGAATTTGGCTGGTACTGTCGCAACACCGGCTATAACGCTTTTACCGCCGAAGGAAAGAAAACCGCCGCGCTGGAGATTTTTGAACAGGTCATCCTGCCCAACCGTCTGGATCGCCCCCTGTGTGTCTTCGTCTCGGTGGGCGATGGCAATATCATCTCCGGCATTCACAAAGGCTTTAAAGACCTGTACGCGCTGGGCTGGCTGGAGACCATGCCGCGTCTGTTTGGCGTGCAAAGCACCGGCTCGGCGGCGGTTGCCAATGCCTTCTTTGCCGGAACGGAAGAGATTACTCCCGTGCAAGCCGCCACACTTGCCGACAGCATCTCGGTGGATTTGCCGCGCGATGGCGTGCGGGCGGTGCGCGCGGCGCGTCAAACCGGCGGAGCGTACGTACTCGTCTCCGATGACGCTATCCTGCAAGCCATCGCCGCGCTGGGCAAAGCCGGCATCTTTGCCGAACCGGCGGGCGCAACGGCGTATGCTGGTTTGCTCGAAGCCCTGAAGTCCGGGCAAATCCAGCCGGATGACCCCGTGGTGGTCATCAACACCGGCTCCGGCTTGAAGGATGTGAAATCTGCCATGCGGGCGGTGACGGAAGCACCTGTCATTGAACCGAATTTGAACGCTCTTAAGCGTTTGCTGGAGAAAAATCTGCGTTAA
- a CDS encoding PPOX class F420-dependent oxidoreductase has protein sequence MESKIPPAFADLVSREKKALAYLALVRRDGSPQVTPVWFDFDGTYFIFNTARGRVKDRILRRHPKVAFVIQDPDNPYRYLQVSGRVVDEDENNAVEQIRDLCEKYHGHRYFKIAEGETRVTYRVLPERVQGMG, from the coding sequence ATGGAAAGCAAAATCCCCCCTGCCTTTGCCGATCTGGTCTCCCGCGAGAAAAAAGCGCTGGCATACCTGGCGCTGGTCAGACGGGACGGCTCTCCGCAGGTCACCCCTGTCTGGTTTGATTTTGACGGCACTTACTTTATCTTCAATACCGCCCGCGGCAGGGTCAAAGACCGCATTCTGCGCCGTCACCCCAAAGTGGCGTTTGTTATCCAGGATCCCGATAATCCCTACCGCTATTTGCAGGTCAGCGGTCGGGTGGTGGATGAGGATGAAAACAACGCCGTGGAGCAAATCCGCGATTTGTGCGAGAAATACCATGGGCACCGCTACTTCAAAATTGCAGAAGGTGAAACCCGGGTGACCTACCGCGTGCTTCCCGAACGAGTGCAGGGCATGGGATAA
- a CDS encoding ABC transporter permease: MDLIIVLQAGVATGTILLFATLGEIFAERSGVMNLGVEGMMLLGAMSAFSIATRTGNPWLGLLVAMLAAGLISQIHAFISITLQADQVVSGLSLGFLATGLSLVLGEGLSKAGTITLIPSWTVPVLSQIPILGPIFFTDHKLLVYAGYIIIPLAWYYINHTRPGLHLRAVGEYPAAADSLGVNVYALRYLYVLVGGVFAGLAGATISLAIAPGWFSELTTAGQGWIAIGLVIFAQWDPLRAAFGAYAFGALRRLVLDIQAPMMLFGFRNPFYYNPYWGFFLEMLPYAFTIIVLVIGSREAIRRRLGAPTALGIPYIRGERGL; this comes from the coding sequence ATGGACCTCATCATCGTTTTACAGGCAGGGGTTGCTACCGGAACGATTTTGCTGTTTGCTACCCTGGGCGAAATCTTCGCCGAACGCTCAGGGGTAATGAACCTGGGCGTGGAAGGGATGATGCTGTTGGGAGCCATGAGCGCTTTCAGCATTGCCACCCGTACCGGCAATCCATGGCTGGGACTGCTGGTTGCCATGCTGGCGGCGGGGCTCATCAGCCAGATTCATGCATTCATCTCCATTACCCTGCAAGCCGATCAGGTGGTGAGTGGGCTTTCGCTGGGCTTCCTTGCCACCGGTTTGAGCCTAGTGCTGGGCGAAGGGCTGAGCAAAGCCGGGACGATCACGCTGATTCCATCCTGGACCGTGCCTGTGCTGAGCCAGATTCCCATCCTCGGTCCCATCTTCTTCACCGACCACAAACTGCTGGTGTATGCGGGCTACATCATCATCCCGCTGGCGTGGTACTACATTAACCATACCCGTCCAGGCTTGCATCTGCGCGCGGTCGGCGAGTACCCCGCCGCGGCGGACTCGCTGGGGGTAAACGTGTACGCCCTGCGCTACCTGTACGTCTTGGTGGGCGGGGTGTTTGCCGGACTGGCAGGCGCTACCATCAGTTTGGCAATTGCGCCGGGCTGGTTCAGTGAATTAACCACCGCCGGGCAGGGCTGGATTGCCATCGGTCTGGTCATTTTTGCGCAGTGGGATCCCCTGCGCGCCGCCTTTGGCGCATATGCCTTTGGAGCCCTGCGCCGTCTGGTGCTGGATATCCAGGCGCCGATGATGCTGTTCGGCTTCCGCAACCCCTTCTATTACAATCCGTACTGGGGCTTTTTCCTGGAAATGCTTCCCTACGCCTTTACCATCATCGTGCTGGTGATTGGCTCGCGCGAAGCCATCCGCCGCCGATTGGGAGCGCCAACCGCGCTGGGCATCCCCTACATCCGCGGAGAACGCGGCTTATAG
- a CDS encoding ABC transporter permease, whose protein sequence is MNKSALTRSKANWLPFTVELEPRLTPPPGWFSWVLTIGMVIFALLIGALVIAFAGGNPWAAYSHIARSSFGSIGVLSDTLVKAIPLMIVGLACTIAFRMRIWNIGAEGQFFLGAFGASAVVLTPILPADSPQWLFILTMLIFGMAAGAIWGFIPGYLKAKFKVNEVISTLMLNYIAVSWNNYWIYAVWTEGGFQMSKMFPRNAWLPRLTDFADRVPAFGGLTVHFGLILALIAAVVVWLILYRSQWGYEIRVVGDNPPTANYAGIPIARNTVLVMMLSGALAGLAGMSEISGVVHRLQGAISPGYGYTGIIVAWLAKLNPFAVIPVAIFFGALILAGREIQPSGIPKMIQGIILVCLIASDFLMRYEIRIRRKGEA, encoded by the coding sequence ATGAATAAATCCGCCCTGACACGTAGCAAAGCCAACTGGCTGCCTTTCACGGTAGAACTGGAGCCGCGCCTGACACCCCCGCCGGGCTGGTTTTCGTGGGTCTTGACGATTGGCATGGTCATCTTTGCCCTGCTGATTGGCGCGCTGGTGATTGCCTTTGCGGGAGGAAATCCCTGGGCGGCATACTCCCACATCGCCCGCTCTTCTTTCGGCAGTATTGGCGTGCTCTCCGATACGCTGGTCAAAGCCATTCCGCTGATGATTGTCGGGCTTGCCTGCACCATCGCTTTCCGCATGCGCATCTGGAACATCGGCGCCGAGGGTCAGTTCTTCCTGGGCGCGTTTGGTGCCAGCGCGGTGGTACTCACCCCCATTTTGCCCGCCGATTCCCCGCAGTGGCTGTTCATCCTCACCATGCTCATCTTCGGCATGGCGGCAGGCGCAATCTGGGGATTCATCCCCGGCTACCTGAAAGCCAAATTCAAGGTCAATGAGGTCATCTCCACGCTGATGCTGAACTACATCGCCGTCTCGTGGAATAACTACTGGATTTACGCCGTCTGGACGGAAGGCGGCTTTCAAATGTCCAAAATGTTCCCGCGCAACGCCTGGCTTCCCCGCCTGACCGATTTTGCCGACCGCGTGCCTGCCTTTGGCGGACTGACCGTACACTTTGGCTTGATTCTGGCGCTCATTGCTGCCGTAGTGGTCTGGCTGATTCTGTACCGCAGTCAGTGGGGCTATGAAATCCGCGTGGTAGGCGACAACCCGCCCACAGCCAATTATGCCGGCATCCCCATCGCCCGCAATACCGTGCTGGTGATGATGCTTTCGGGCGCGCTGGCAGGGTTGGCAGGCATGTCGGAAATCAGCGGGGTGGTGCACCGCCTGCAGGGAGCTATCTCTCCCGGGTACGGCTACACCGGCATCATCGTGGCATGGCTGGCAAAACTCAATCCCTTTGCCGTCATCCCGGTTGCGATTTTCTTCGGCGCGCTCATCCTTGCCGGGCGGGAAATTCAACCTTCGGGCATCCCCAAGATGATTCAGGGCATCATTCTGGTTTGTCTGATTGCCAGCGATTTTCTGATGCGCTACGAAATTCGCATTCGCCGCAAAGGAGAAGCATAA
- a CDS encoding ABC transporter ATP-binding protein, with translation MEAVEKSQEKPIAVQMSGVVKHFPGVLANDHVDFTLFKGEIHALLGENGAGKSTLMNILAGLYRPDAGTIVVSGKTCTFNSPRDAIHAGIGMIHQHFMLVPSMTVTENILLGLEEPRFRLRLSHYDEQIRALGERFGMRVDPKARIWQLSVGEQQRVEILKMLYRGAEILIMDEPTAVLAPAEVEELFHTLRRMREEGKSIIFISHKLNEVTAIADRVTVLRRGKVTAAGLPLAGVSRAELARLMVGREVVFNLQKKPVQPGEVVLKVENLHALNDRGLPALRGVSFEVRRGEIVGLAGVAGNGQRELAEVITCLRKAEKGHIWVGGEEITNCNVSKGIRKGIAHIPEDRTHVGTAPNLSVTDNVILKKYKEPPIANGWMLNQVAATGYAEDLKKGFEILVPTVETPVRLLSGGNLQRVILAREISAQPQLLIAVQPTRGLDVGAIEGVHRLLLAQREAGAAILLISEELEELIDLSDRILGIYEGQIMGEVTDGNLEAIGLMMTGTRLENAPAVPEVRHE, from the coding sequence ATGGAGGCGGTAGAAAAATCTCAGGAAAAACCCATTGCCGTGCAGATGAGCGGCGTTGTCAAGCACTTTCCGGGCGTTCTGGCAAACGACCACGTGGATTTCACCCTCTTTAAGGGAGAGATTCACGCTTTGCTAGGGGAGAACGGCGCAGGCAAAAGCACCCTGATGAACATTCTGGCAGGGCTGTATCGCCCCGATGCCGGGACGATTGTGGTCAGCGGAAAAACTTGCACATTCAACTCCCCCCGCGATGCCATTCACGCCGGCATTGGGATGATTCATCAACATTTCATGCTGGTGCCGTCCATGACGGTCACCGAGAACATCCTGCTGGGTTTGGAAGAGCCGCGTTTCCGTCTACGCTTATCCCACTATGATGAACAAATTCGCGCGCTGGGGGAACGCTTTGGCATGCGCGTGGATCCCAAAGCGCGCATCTGGCAACTCTCGGTGGGCGAGCAACAGCGCGTGGAGATTCTCAAGATGCTTTACCGCGGCGCGGAGATCCTCATTATGGATGAACCAACCGCCGTGCTTGCCCCCGCCGAAGTGGAGGAACTGTTCCACACCCTGCGGCGCATGCGCGAAGAAGGTAAATCCATCATTTTCATCAGCCACAAACTGAACGAGGTGACCGCCATCGCCGACCGGGTGACCGTTCTGCGCCGCGGCAAGGTGACTGCCGCCGGACTGCCACTGGCAGGCGTCTCCCGTGCGGAATTGGCGCGCCTGATGGTAGGACGCGAGGTGGTCTTCAACCTGCAAAAGAAACCCGTTCAACCCGGCGAGGTAGTGCTTAAAGTAGAAAACCTGCACGCGCTTAACGACCGCGGCTTACCTGCTCTGCGCGGGGTGAGTTTTGAGGTGCGCCGCGGGGAAATCGTCGGGCTGGCTGGGGTGGCGGGCAACGGTCAGCGGGAACTGGCAGAGGTCATTACCTGCCTGCGCAAAGCCGAAAAAGGGCATATCTGGGTCGGCGGCGAGGAAATTACCAACTGCAATGTAAGCAAAGGCATTCGCAAGGGCATTGCTCACATCCCCGAAGACCGCACGCACGTGGGTACAGCGCCCAACCTGAGCGTGACCGACAATGTCATCCTCAAGAAGTACAAAGAACCCCCCATTGCCAACGGCTGGATGCTCAATCAGGTGGCGGCAACCGGCTATGCCGAAGACCTGAAAAAAGGATTTGAAATTCTCGTTCCTACCGTGGAAACGCCGGTCCGCCTGCTTTCAGGGGGCAACCTGCAAAGGGTGATTCTGGCACGGGAAATTTCCGCCCAACCGCAACTGCTGATTGCTGTGCAACCTACCCGCGGGCTGGATGTGGGCGCAATTGAGGGAGTGCATCGGCTACTGCTGGCTCAGCGCGAGGCGGGAGCCGCCATTTTGCTCATTTCGGAAGAACTGGAGGAGTTAATCGACTTGAGCGACCGCATTTTGGGAATCTACGAAGGGCAAATCATGGGAGAAGTCACCGACGGTAACCTTGAAGCCATTGGCTTGATGATGACCGGTACCCGTCTGGAAAATGCTCCCGCTGTCCCGGAGGTGCGCCATGAATAA
- a CDS encoding BMP family ABC transporter substrate-binding protein: MKNRVLLRAVALLVFVAILLGACQPSAATPEKVGEFQIPEIQKGKFNVAMVLIGPHDDGGWSQAHYEGLLYVEKNVPNVHVAYIENVPEGADSEQVFRALSRKGFNLIFGTSFGFMDPMETVASEFPNITYIHISGYKSNEKNFGNLFGAMETMKYLAGMLAGARAKMDGNPKLGYMATFPIPEELRLGNAIALGMRKTCPECTMDVRWINTWHDPVKEKEAAASLFDAGAQVVFTGADTPAVADVATEKGKWGVTYDWVGSCKAERCLTAPYWNWGPVYAKITQGVIDKTYKPGWDYFDADSGGLGLFGFMEGQTYPKGVAELPPEVINEVKDLVAKSLKGEFTRFDVFKGPIKDNTGKVIVPEGESLQQIDLDQFPEMGLGCKYCMKWWAEGITAELPQTQ, encoded by the coding sequence ATGAAAAACCGTGTTCTGTTGCGCGCAGTGGCGCTGTTGGTCTTCGTTGCCATACTGTTGGGCGCCTGTCAGCCCTCGGCGGCTACACCGGAAAAAGTAGGCGAATTCCAGATCCCCGAAATTCAAAAAGGCAAATTCAACGTTGCCATGGTGCTGATTGGCCCGCACGACGATGGCGGCTGGTCGCAGGCCCACTACGAAGGCTTGCTCTATGTGGAAAAGAACGTGCCCAATGTGCATGTGGCATACATTGAAAACGTGCCCGAAGGCGCCGACTCTGAACAGGTCTTCCGCGCCCTCTCCCGTAAAGGCTTCAACCTGATTTTCGGTACATCCTTCGGCTTTATGGATCCGATGGAAACGGTTGCCAGCGAGTTCCCCAACATCACCTACATTCACATTTCGGGCTATAAGTCCAACGAAAAGAACTTCGGCAACCTGTTTGGCGCCATGGAAACCATGAAGTACCTGGCGGGCATGCTGGCGGGCGCGCGCGCCAAGATGGACGGCAATCCCAAACTGGGCTACATGGCAACCTTCCCCATTCCGGAAGAACTGCGCCTCGGGAACGCCATCGCGCTGGGTATGCGCAAGACCTGCCCCGAATGCACCATGGACGTGCGCTGGATCAACACCTGGCATGACCCGGTGAAAGAGAAGGAAGCCGCCGCTTCGCTCTTCGATGCCGGCGCGCAGGTGGTTTTCACCGGTGCCGATACCCCCGCCGTGGCGGATGTGGCTACCGAGAAGGGCAAATGGGGCGTCACCTACGACTGGGTGGGCTCCTGCAAAGCCGAGCGCTGTCTCACTGCGCCGTACTGGAACTGGGGTCCGGTGTATGCCAAGATCACCCAGGGCGTTATCGACAAGACCTACAAACCCGGTTGGGATTACTTTGATGCCGACTCGGGCGGCTTGGGCTTGTTCGGTTTCATGGAAGGGCAAACCTACCCCAAGGGCGTTGCCGAATTACCGCCTGAGGTGATTAACGAAGTCAAAGACCTGGTTGCCAAGTCGCTCAAGGGCGAATTCACCCGCTTTGATGTCTTCAAAGGTCCCATCAAGGACAACACCGGCAAGGTGATTGTTCCCGAAGGCGAATCGCTCCAGCAAATTGACCTGGATCAGTTCCCCGAGATGGGACTGGGATGCAAGTACTGCATGAAATGGTGGGCTGAAGGCATTACCGCTGAACTGCCGCAGACTCAATAA